A stretch of the Hydra vulgaris chromosome 09, alternate assembly HydraT2T_AEP genome encodes the following:
- the LOC136085298 gene encoding histone-lysine N-methyltransferase SETMAR-like — translation MEKFEYRAYIKTRALLGVSAQAISDELVLVHGNQAPKYSIVAKWATLFKDGRESLEDDPRSGHPRTTYTAKNIERVRAMIEENPHATHDIIEALTSINRFTINEIIHNSLKKRKLTSRWIPHELTDQNRKNRVEAWDELWFYLRQVRHKSANASWVGEGESPRTIVRCDRFQPKNMLYIFFKTTGVVHLGYVEKGDTIASEYYIKNCLKPLICEINKQRPKTGNSNSNSKFQISP, via the exons atggaaaaatttgaATATCGAGCATATATTAAAACCCGTGCTCTACTTGGAGTTTCAGCACAAGCCATATCCGATGAGTTGGTTTTAGTTCATGGTAACCAAGCTCCAAAATATAGTATAGTCGCCAAGTGggctactttatttaaagatggtaGAGAGAGTCTCGAAGATGATCCTCGCTCAGGGCACCCTCGAACCACGTATACAGCTAAGAATATTGAACGTGTACGAGCCATGATTGAAGAAAATCCGCATGCAACACATGATATAATTGAAGCCCTAACATCGATTAATCGTTTTACAATCAACGAAATCATTCACAACtcacttaaaaaaagaaaactaacatCACGTTGGATACCCCACGAGTTAACCGATCAAAATCGCAAGAATAGAGTTGAGGCAT GGGATGAGTTGTGGTTTTATTTGAGACAAGTTAGACACAAATCGGCTAATGCTAGTTGGGTCGGTGAAGGTGAAAGTCCAAGAACTATAGTAAGATGCGACAGGTTTCAGCCGAAAAACATGCTTTACATCTTCTTCAAAACAACAGGTGTTGTTCATTTGGGTTATGTTGAAAAGGGAGACACCATTGCTAgcgaatattatataaaaaattgtttgaaaccTCTTATATGCgaaataaataagcaaagaCCTAAAACAGGCAACTCAAACTCAAActcaaaatttcaaatttctccATGA